CAAACGTGAGGGCGGGGCCGGGGTCGAGGCTCTGCTGCTGCGCGATCTGGGGGACGGGCGCTGGACGGCGTTGGCCCGGCCCGGCAAACGGTTGCACATCGGCCAGCACATCGATTTCCGCGGCGGTTTGACCGCCGAGGTGCTGGCCAAGCTCGACAACGGCGAGCTGGTCCTCGGTCTGGCCTCTGCGCGACCGTTGATGGAGATCCTGGAGGAGTTCGGCGAGGCCCCGCTGCCGGTCTACATCGACCGCCCCCGCGGCGCCGACGCCGCCGACACGCGACGCTACCAGACCATCTACGCCCGGCGCCCCGGCTCCATCGCCGCCCCCACCGCCGGACTGCACTTCACCCCGGGTTTGATCAGTCGCCTGCAGGGCCTGGGCATCGGCTGGCTGACCGTCACCCTGCACGTCGGCTACGGCACCTTCGAGGCCCTGCCCGAGGGTGAGCTCTCCGGGCACCGCCTGCACACCGAGCGTTACTCCGTGGGCAAGAAAACGGCCCGGTTGATCAACGAGGCCCGCCTGGCCGGACGCCGGGTCATCGCCGTCGGCACCACCAGCGCCCGGGTGCTGGAAACCCTGGCCGACGTGCGCGGTCTGATCCAGCCCGGCTCCGGCGAGACCGACCTGTTCATCCACCCGCCCTACCGTTTCCGCGCCGTGGACGGTCTGCTGACCAACTTCCACCTGCCGCGCTCCAGCCTGCTGATGCTGACGGCCGCCCTCGTCGGACGCGAGCGCATTCTGTCGGCCTACGATGAGGCCGTCGCCGAGGGCTACCGCTTCTACTCCTACGGCGACGCCATGCTGCTGCTGCCCCACGGTTAGAAGGCTGACGACCGTATCGCGAAGACGGGGCGGGATTCCAATCCCGCTCCCGCCCGCTGTTTGCCGGGCCGGAGTTACGACGAAGTCGTAACTCCAATGCTGCGAAGCAGCAC
Above is a genomic segment from Candidatus Coatesbacteria bacterium containing:
- the queA gene encoding tRNA preQ1(34) S-adenosylmethionine ribosyltransferase-isomerase QueA, with product MNADEYDYELPRELIAQYPAERRDTSRLMVLIGNRPPEHHVFHDLPRLLREGDLLVANDSRVIPARIRGTKREGGAGVEALLLRDLGDGRWTALARPGKRLHIGQHIDFRGGLTAEVLAKLDNGELVLGLASARPLMEILEEFGEAPLPVYIDRPRGADAADTRRYQTIYARRPGSIAAPTAGLHFTPGLISRLQGLGIGWLTVTLHVGYGTFEALPEGELSGHRLHTERYSVGKKTARLINEARLAGRRVIAVGTTSARVLETLADVRGLIQPGSGETDLFIHPPYRFRAVDGLLTNFHLPRSSLLMLTAALVGRERILSAYDEAVAEGYRFYSYGDAMLLLPHG